TGGGCGGCCCTGATCGGGCAGACCGACGATGCGCGCCGGGTTCTCGCTCATCACCCGCGCCACGTCCCGCCAGCTCAGCAGGCCCGGGCGGACCATGGTCTCGACCACCACCGACAGCGCGGTCTGCAGCCCGAGCATGCCCGGCCGGGCCGCGGAGAACTCGCAGCACTTCTCGTGTTCGGCGTGTGGGGCGTGGTCGGTGGCCACGCAGTCGACGATCCCCTCGGCCAGCGCCTGCCGCAGCGCCTCGACATCGGAGCGCTCCCGCAGCGGCGGATTCACCCGGTTACGGCCGTCGTAGTCGACCAGCCGGCTGTCGTCGAGCATCAGGTGATGCGGGGTCACCTCGGCAGTGATCGAAATCCCCTGCTGCTTCGCCCATTTGAGGATCTCGACGGTGCCGGCGGTGGAGGCGTGGCAGATGTGCACCCGCGCGCCCGCGTCCCGGGCCAGCAGCGCGTCCCGGGCGACGATGGCCTCCTCGGCGGCCCGCGGCCAGCCGGTCAGGCCCAGCTTGGCGGCGGTGGGACCCTCGTGGGCGACCGCGCCGACGGTCAGCCGCGGCTCCTCGGCGTGCTGGGCGATCAGCACCCCGAGCCCCCGGGCGTACTCCAGGGCACGGCGCATGATCAGCGGATCGTGCACGCACATGCCGTCGTCGGAGAACATCCTCACCTGCGCGGCGCCGGCGGCCATCAGGCCCATCTCGGTGAGCTGGGTGCCGGCCAGGCCCACGGTGACCGCGCCGACCGGGTGCACGTCGACCAGCCCGACCTGCTGACCGCGCTGCCACACATGGTCGGTGACCACCGGGCTGTCGGCCACCGGGTCGGTGTTGGCCATCGCGAACACCGCCGTGTAGCCACCCAGAGCGGCTGCGGCCGAACCGGTTTCGATGTCCTCGGCGTATTCGCGGCCGGGTTCGCGCAGATGGGTGTGCAGGTCCACGAATCCGGGCAGCAGGATCTGACCGGCGCCGTCGAACACGTCGGCGCCGTCCGGGATGTCCAGGTCCGGTCCGATCTCGGCGATCTGACCGTCGGCGATGCGCACATCGACCGGGTCGCCCTCCCCGTAGGGCCGCACCCTGCGGATCACCACCGGCTGACTGTTGGCCGTCACGCGCTGATCTCCTCCTGCTCCGAGCCCACCAGCAGGTGGAACAACACCGCCATCCGCACATGTACCCCGTTGGAAACCTGTTGCAACACCGCCGATTGCGACGAGTCGGCGACCGAGAACGCGATCTCCATCCCGCGCACCATCGGACCCGGGTGCAGCACCACCGCGTTGCCCGGCAGCATCGCCAGCCGCTTCTCGGTCAGCCCGTACAGCGCCGAGTACTCCCGCGCGGACGGGAAGAACCCGCCGTTCATCCGCTCGGCCTGCACCCGCAGCATCAGCACCGCATCGGCGAGCGGCAGTTCGGCGTCCAGATCGTGCGACACCGTGACCGGCCAGTCGGCCACGCCCACCGGCAGCAGCGTCGGCGGCGCCACCAGCACCACCTCGGCGCCGAGGGTGTTCAGCAGCAGCACGTTGGACCGCGCCACCCGGCTGTGCAGCACATCGCCGACGATCACCACCCGCTTGCCCTCGATCTCGCCGAGCCGCTGACGCAGGGTCAGCGCGTCCAGCAGCGCCTGGGTGGGGTGTTCATGGGTGCCGTCGCCGGCATTGATCACCGCCGGGCCGCCGCGCTCGGTGGCGGTCCACCGGGCGAGCTGCTGGGGCGTGCCGGAGGCCGGATGGCGCACCACCAACGCGTCCGCACCGGCGGCGTGCAGGGTCAGCGCGGTGTCGCGCAGCGACTCGCCCTTCTGTACCGAGGAGCCGGACGCGCTCACGTTGATCACGTCGGCGCTCATCCACTTGCCGGCCACCTCGAACGACACCCGGGTGCGGGTGGAGTTCTCGTAGAACATCGTGACGATGGTGCGGCCGCGCAGCGTCGGCAGCTTCTTCACCTCGCGGCCGAGCAACGCCTGGGCGAACCGGTCGGCGTTGTCGAGGATGGCCAGCGCTTCGTCGCGGGTCAGATCGCCCGCGGACAGCAGGTGCTTCATCGTGGGGGCCCTCCGTACGGTGCGATCCACACCCCGTCGTAACCGTCGTCCTCGGCGAGCCGCACCTTGACGTTCTCGCTGCGCGAGGTGGGGATGTTCTTGCCGACGTAGTCGGCGCGCAGCGGCAGTTCGCGGTGTCCGCGGTCGATGAGCACCGCCAGTTGCACCGCGCGCGGGCGGCCGATGTCGCGCAGCGCGTCGAGCGCCGAGCGCACCGAGCGGCCGGTGTAGAGCACGTCGTCGACGAGGACGACCAGCGCACCGTCGATGCCGCCCGCGGGAATGGTGGTGTCGCCGAGCGCCCGCGGCGGCTTGCTGTCCAGGTCGTCCCGGTAGAGCGTGATGTCGAGCGAACCGCGGTCGACCGCGACGCCGGAGAAGTCGTTGATCCTGGCCGCCAGCCGCGCGGCCAGCGTCACCCCTCGGGTGGGAATGCCGAGCAGCACGACGCGGGGGGCGTCCGGACCGTCGAGGGCCGTCTTCTCGATGATCTGATGGGCGATCCGAGAGATGGTCCGGTTGACGTCCGCTGCGGACATCAACTCGCGGTCGTGGTCTGCCGAGCCCATGCGGGCACCCAAGACTAAGACCTCCTTCTCCGCCTCACGGGACGGATCGTTAAAGGACGTCGAACTGCGGCGAGCTTAGCACCCCGGTCGCGCCGACCGGCCCCACGCGCGGCCGGAGTGGCTGTAACGGGGTCTTCGGGTGTCCCGAAAACCCCGACAAAACGACGGAACCACACCACAACGGCGCTGTTGGTGGCTATCTGTGGTTCCGGAACCGCCGGAAGGAGACGCAATATGTGGCCTCGTTCACGTGCCGCGGCCGCTGCCACCGCTGCCGCGCTCGCCGGTCTGGCGGCGACCGGTGCGGCGACCGCCTGGGCGCAGGATCCGCCCCCGAACGATCCCACCAGCCCCGGCAGGCCGGGCAACACCGGGATCTACGCACCCCAGCAGGAGATCACCCTCCGGTACGGCCCGCCCACACCGATCGGTATCAGCGCCTTCGTCGGCATCACCCACAACGAGGGCCGCCCGCCGGTCAACTGCGCCTACCACGACGGGTTCTACCCCTCGCGCCCGTTCACGGTCACCGGTTCGCAGGAGACCCGGCTCGACATCCTGGGCATCCCGCTGGGCCGGACCTACCACATCGTGGTGACCTGTGACGGTGGCCTGATTCACCAGCAGGACAAGGTCTTCTGACACCGGGGGTGCCGACACCGGGGTCTCGGCGCCGACCGACGCCAGTACGCTGGCGCCGATGAAACTCGACGGCAATCAGGAGTCCATCCAGGCGGCGATCGACGCCGGCCTGCTGGCCGGCGCGGTCACCCTGGTGTGGCAGGGCGGCCGCGTGCTGCAGGTCAACGAGCTCGGCCACCGCGACATCGACGCCGGGCTGCCGATGCAACGCGACACGATCTTCCGGATCGCGTCGATGTCCAAACCGATCACCGTCGCCGCCGCCATGACGCTGGTCGAGCAGGGCCGGCTGGCGCTGACCGACCCGGTCGCGGAGTATCTGCCGGAGCTGTCGAACATGCGGGTGCTCGACACCCCGGGCGGCCCGCTGGAGGCCACCCACCCGGCGCGGCGGGCGATCACCATCGAGGACCTGATGACGCACCGCAGCGGGTTGGCCTACTTCTTCTCGGTCGGCGGACCGCTGGCGCGGGCGTACTCCCGGGTCTCGGCGCGGCAGCGCCCCGACGGCTGGCTGGCCGAGATCGCCGCGCTGCCGCTGCAGCACGAGCCCGGTGCGCGGATGACCTACAGCGTGGCCACCGATGTGCTGGGCATCGTGCTGGAACGCATCGAGGGCAAGTCGCTGCAGGACGTGCTCACCGAGCGGATCCTGGGCCCGCTGAACATGACCGACACCGGGTTCTTCGTCGACCCGCGCAACCGCGGCCG
The window above is part of the Mycolicibacterium hassiacum DSM 44199 genome. Proteins encoded here:
- a CDS encoding aspartate carbamoyltransferase catalytic subunit gives rise to the protein MKHLLSAGDLTRDEALAILDNADRFAQALLGREVKKLPTLRGRTIVTMFYENSTRTRVSFEVAGKWMSADVINVSASGSSVQKGESLRDTALTLHAAGADALVVRHPASGTPQQLARWTATERGGPAVINAGDGTHEHPTQALLDALTLRQRLGEIEGKRVVIVGDVLHSRVARSNVLLLNTLGAEVVLVAPPTLLPVGVADWPVTVSHDLDAELPLADAVLMLRVQAERMNGGFFPSAREYSALYGLTEKRLAMLPGNAVVLHPGPMVRGMEIAFSVADSSQSAVLQQVSNGVHVRMAVLFHLLVGSEQEEISA
- the pyrR gene encoding bifunctional pyr operon transcriptional regulator/uracil phosphoribosyltransferase PyrR; its protein translation is MGSADHDRELMSAADVNRTISRIAHQIIEKTALDGPDAPRVVLLGIPTRGVTLAARLAARINDFSGVAVDRGSLDITLYRDDLDSKPPRALGDTTIPAGGIDGALVVLVDDVLYTGRSVRSALDALRDIGRPRAVQLAVLIDRGHRELPLRADYVGKNIPTSRSENVKVRLAEDDGYDGVWIAPYGGPPR
- a CDS encoding serine hydrolase domain-containing protein, coding for MKLDGNQESIQAAIDAGLLAGAVTLVWQGGRVLQVNELGHRDIDAGLPMQRDTIFRIASMSKPITVAAAMTLVEQGRLALTDPVAEYLPELSNMRVLDTPGGPLEATHPARRAITIEDLMTHRSGLAYFFSVGGPLARAYSRVSARQRPDGWLAEIAALPLQHEPGARMTYSVATDVLGIVLERIEGKSLQDVLTERILGPLNMTDTGFFVDPRNRGRVATMYRLNPDDTLDPDAMGPPPVTPPPFCMGGANLFSTADDYLTFARMLLGGGEVDGVRVLSEESVRLMRTDRLTPEQKQHDFLGMPFWIGRGFGLNLSVVTDPARSRPLFGPGGLGTFSWPGAYGTWWQADPSADLILIYLIQNMPSFGVDAGAAVAGNTSLLKLQSAQPKFVRRSYQALGL
- a CDS encoding dihydroorotase — encoded protein: MTANSQPVVIRRVRPYGEGDPVDVRIADGQIAEIGPDLDIPDGADVFDGAGQILLPGFVDLHTHLREPGREYAEDIETGSAAAALGGYTAVFAMANTDPVADSPVVTDHVWQRGQQVGLVDVHPVGAVTVGLAGTQLTEMGLMAAGAAQVRMFSDDGMCVHDPLIMRRALEYARGLGVLIAQHAEEPRLTVGAVAHEGPTAAKLGLTGWPRAAEEAIVARDALLARDAGARVHICHASTAGTVEILKWAKQQGISITAEVTPHHLMLDDSRLVDYDGRNRVNPPLRERSDVEALRQALAEGIVDCVATDHAPHAEHEKCCEFSAARPGMLGLQTALSVVVETMVRPGLLSWRDVARVMSENPARIVGLPDQGRPLAVGEPANLTVVDPDATWTVEGAALASRANNTPYEAMELPATVTLTMLRGKVTARDGKCPV